The proteins below are encoded in one region of Ereboglobus luteus:
- the glmS gene encoding glutamine--fructose-6-phosphate transaminase (isomerizing), with product MCGIVGYVGKQKAAAILIEGLKRLEYRGYDSAGIAVLQGGQIDIAKKTGRVENLVKEAARHRFTGTTGIGHTRWATHGGVTDANAHPHASSDGKFALIHNGVIENYSGMKKFLAGKGYAFSSETDTEALCNLIAYHYAKEPEPAPDSGKSRFFESVRRALMHVEGTYGIAALCTDCPGEIVAARKASPLVLGVGDQEYILASDVAALVSRTQNVVYLKDGELLHITPGEFSIITQNEEDVDPVVDTVSWNIEAASLGDYKHYMEKEIFEQPAALENSMRGRFSEDGSTANFGGLNLTAAELRQVDRIVFLGCGTAWHACLVTEHLIERYARLPVEVEYASEFRYRNTPLDRNTLFFVLSQSGETIDTLGALREAKRKGYKVLAINNTVGSSIARESDGGIYQHVGPEIGVASTKAFTSQILIGAMLALYIARMRDMSYNDGLAYAQAIKSVPDLVRRVLETQAAHIRDIAKRYAHYQDMLFLGRLSLFPIALEGALKLKEISYIHAEGYPAAEMKHGPIALVSEKCPAVFFAPKGEIFNKLVSSIQEIKARKGKTIVITTEGCEFPPGVADEIIHLPDCHEAVLPVIATIPVQLLSYHIALERGCDVDKPRNLAKSVTVE from the coding sequence ATGTGCGGCATCGTCGGTTACGTCGGTAAGCAAAAAGCAGCGGCAATCCTCATCGAGGGCCTCAAGCGCCTCGAATATCGCGGTTACGATTCGGCGGGCATCGCCGTCCTTCAAGGCGGGCAGATCGACATCGCAAAAAAAACGGGCCGCGTCGAAAACCTCGTCAAGGAGGCAGCCCGCCACCGCTTCACCGGCACGACCGGCATCGGCCACACGCGATGGGCCACGCACGGCGGCGTCACCGACGCCAACGCCCACCCGCACGCCAGTAGCGACGGCAAGTTCGCGCTCATCCACAACGGCGTCATTGAAAACTACTCCGGCATGAAAAAATTTCTCGCCGGCAAGGGTTACGCGTTTTCGTCCGAAACCGACACCGAGGCGCTCTGCAATCTCATCGCCTACCACTACGCCAAGGAACCCGAGCCCGCGCCCGACTCCGGCAAGAGCCGTTTCTTCGAGAGCGTGCGCCGCGCGCTCATGCACGTCGAGGGCACCTACGGCATCGCCGCGCTCTGCACCGATTGCCCGGGCGAAATCGTCGCCGCGCGCAAGGCCTCGCCGCTCGTCCTCGGCGTCGGCGACCAGGAATACATCCTCGCCAGCGATGTCGCCGCGCTCGTCAGCCGCACGCAAAACGTCGTTTATCTCAAGGACGGCGAGCTCCTGCACATCACGCCGGGGGAGTTTTCCATCATCACGCAAAACGAGGAGGATGTTGACCCCGTCGTGGACACCGTGAGCTGGAACATCGAGGCCGCCTCGCTCGGCGATTACAAACACTACATGGAAAAGGAAATTTTCGAGCAGCCCGCCGCGCTCGAAAACTCCATGCGCGGCCGTTTCTCCGAGGACGGAAGCACGGCCAATTTCGGCGGGCTCAACCTCACCGCCGCCGAGCTTCGCCAGGTTGACCGCATCGTCTTCCTCGGCTGCGGCACCGCGTGGCACGCCTGCCTCGTCACCGAGCACCTCATCGAGCGCTACGCGCGCCTGCCCGTCGAAGTCGAATACGCCTCCGAGTTCCGCTACCGCAACACCCCGCTCGACCGCAACACGCTCTTCTTTGTCCTCAGCCAGTCCGGCGAGACAATCGACACACTCGGCGCGCTCCGCGAGGCCAAGCGCAAAGGCTACAAGGTGCTCGCGATCAACAACACCGTCGGCTCCAGCATCGCGCGCGAATCCGACGGCGGCATTTACCAGCACGTCGGCCCCGAAATTGGCGTCGCATCGACAAAGGCCTTCACCTCGCAAATCCTCATCGGCGCCATGCTCGCGCTCTACATCGCCCGCATGCGCGACATGAGTTACAACGACGGCCTCGCCTACGCGCAGGCGATCAAGTCCGTGCCCGACCTCGTGCGCCGCGTGCTCGAAACACAAGCCGCCCACATCCGCGACATCGCCAAGCGTTACGCGCATTATCAGGACATGCTCTTCCTCGGGCGCCTCTCGCTCTTCCCCATCGCGCTTGAGGGCGCGCTCAAGTTGAAGGAGATTTCCTACATTCACGCCGAGGGCTACCCCGCCGCCGAAATGAAGCACGGCCCCATCGCGCTCGTGAGCGAAAAATGCCCCGCGGTCTTCTTCGCGCCCAAGGGGGAAATCTTCAACAAACTCGTTTCATCGATCCAGGAAATCAAGGCCCGCAAAGGCAAAACCATCGTCATCACGACGGAGGGCTGCGAGTTCCCGCCCGGCGTCGCCGACGAAATCATCCACCTGCCCGACTGCCACGAAGCCGTCCTGCCGGTCATTGCCACAATCCCCGTCCAGCTCCTCAGCTACCACATCGCCCTCGAACGCGGCTGCGACGTGGACAAACCGCGCAACCTCGCCAAATCGGTGACGGTGGAGTGA
- a CDS encoding class I SAM-dependent rRNA methyltransferase, with translation MPNDSQKNAPAAPRPSSAPAQPPPPPREERRRPWAQLKYFTFQPAIFPRLLGAVSPDAKPGDLVTVYDKAGYPLGAGLYNPCAKIVLRVVAHGADAAGGDAGEEYFEQAIRRAVELRRDLFKLDESTDAYRLINSDGDGLSGLTIDRYADTLFCDVYSFGIAQRLPRWLPLLHELAGTKFARVHVDHDIGSLEGIKPSVFNDTNAAAPRRVKIRENGIRHEVDFAEGHKTGFFCDQRENRRALARFTKGARVLDLCSYTGGFSLSAKITGGADDVTAVDLDEAAIAQAKRNANLNQARIKFVHADAFAYARQMQTNGEKWDVVVLDPPKFIFTRDESGNWEGRQKYEDLNQLAISLVKPGGIFVTCSCSGLLSLEDFEQHVIKAAHRLNRRLQFFDRTGPGPDHPVYSNCLDSRYLKVLWSRVV, from the coding sequence ATGCCGAACGATTCGCAAAAAAACGCTCCCGCCGCGCCACGTCCCTCATCCGCGCCCGCGCAACCGCCTCCCCCGCCGCGCGAGGAACGCCGGCGGCCTTGGGCGCAGCTAAAATATTTCACGTTTCAGCCCGCTATTTTTCCGCGCCTGCTCGGCGCGGTTTCGCCCGACGCAAAACCGGGCGATCTCGTCACGGTTTACGACAAGGCGGGTTATCCGCTCGGCGCGGGCCTGTATAATCCGTGCGCGAAAATCGTGCTGCGCGTGGTCGCCCACGGCGCGGACGCCGCCGGCGGTGACGCGGGCGAGGAGTATTTCGAGCAGGCCATCCGCCGCGCCGTGGAGTTGCGCCGCGATTTGTTCAAGCTCGACGAATCGACCGACGCCTACCGCCTGATCAACTCCGACGGCGACGGGCTCAGCGGGCTGACGATCGACCGCTACGCCGACACACTTTTCTGCGATGTGTATTCATTCGGCATCGCGCAACGCCTGCCGCGCTGGTTGCCCTTGCTGCACGAACTCGCCGGGACGAAGTTTGCGCGCGTGCATGTCGATCACGACATCGGCTCGCTCGAGGGCATCAAGCCGTCCGTGTTCAACGATACCAACGCCGCCGCGCCGCGCCGCGTGAAGATTCGCGAAAACGGAATCCGCCACGAGGTTGATTTTGCCGAGGGGCACAAGACCGGCTTTTTCTGCGACCAGCGCGAGAATCGCCGCGCGCTCGCGCGTTTCACGAAGGGCGCGCGCGTGCTCGATCTGTGCAGTTACACCGGCGGCTTTTCGCTCTCCGCAAAAATCACGGGCGGCGCGGACGATGTCACCGCCGTCGATCTCGACGAGGCCGCCATCGCGCAAGCCAAGCGCAACGCAAACCTCAATCAGGCGCGCATCAAGTTTGTGCACGCCGACGCGTTTGCCTACGCGCGCCAGATGCAGACCAACGGGGAAAAATGGGACGTCGTCGTGCTCGACCCGCCGAAATTTATTTTCACGCGCGACGAAAGCGGCAACTGGGAGGGGCGCCAGAAATACGAGGATCTCAACCAGCTCGCGATCAGCCTCGTGAAACCGGGCGGCATTTTTGTGACGTGCTCGTGCTCGGGTTTGTTGAGCCTTGAGGATTTTGAGCAGCACGTGATCAAGGCCGCGCACCGCCTGAACCGCCGCCTGCAATTTTTCGACCGCACGGGCCCCGGCCCGGATCATCCGGTGTATTCAAACTGCCTCGATAGCCGTTACCTGAAAGTTTTGTGGAGCCGCGTGGTATGA
- a CDS encoding ribose-phosphate diphosphokinase, which produces MSAKSGLKIFSGNANKPLAEAICQSIGVPLGTAKVTTFPDGETFVKIDDNVRGQDVFIIQPTCPPTNHHLMELLIMIDAAKRASAARITAVIPFYGYARQDRKDQPRVPITAKLVANLLTAAGANRVLTMDLHCQQIQGFFDIPVDHLYASPVFFDYLNKLDKSNLVVCSPDVGGLKMAAAYADILGAGLGFVAKKRRSATRVEATNIVGEVKGCDVLLADDITETAGTLVAAATMLRESGARSVRAAVSHCVLNEIAYERLRNGPIDELITTNSVPTDPRDLNITVLSIAGLLGNAIMRISNNESVSSLFQIKGF; this is translated from the coding sequence ATGAGCGCAAAATCAGGGCTGAAAATTTTTTCGGGTAACGCAAACAAGCCTCTCGCCGAGGCAATTTGCCAGAGCATCGGCGTGCCGCTTGGCACCGCGAAGGTGACCACGTTTCCCGACGGCGAAACCTTCGTCAAAATCGACGACAATGTGCGCGGGCAGGACGTGTTCATCATCCAGCCCACCTGTCCGCCCACAAACCATCACCTGATGGAATTGCTCATCATGATCGACGCGGCCAAGCGCGCCTCGGCCGCGCGCATCACCGCCGTCATTCCCTTTTACGGCTACGCGCGCCAGGATCGCAAGGACCAGCCGCGCGTGCCCATCACCGCGAAGCTCGTCGCCAACCTCCTCACCGCCGCCGGCGCGAACCGCGTGCTCACCATGGACCTGCACTGCCAGCAAATCCAGGGCTTCTTCGACATCCCCGTCGATCATCTCTACGCGTCGCCCGTTTTCTTCGACTATCTCAACAAGCTCGACAAATCGAACCTTGTCGTCTGCTCGCCCGATGTCGGCGGCCTCAAAATGGCCGCGGCCTACGCGGACATCCTTGGCGCGGGCCTCGGCTTCGTTGCGAAAAAACGCCGCTCCGCCACGCGCGTCGAGGCGACAAACATCGTCGGTGAGGTAAAGGGCTGCGACGTGCTCCTCGCTGACGACATCACGGAAACCGCCGGCACGCTTGTCGCCGCCGCCACGATGCTCCGCGAAAGCGGTGCCCGCTCCGTGCGCGCCGCGGTGAGCCACTGCGTGCTCAACGAAATCGCCTACGAACGCCTGCGCAACGGCCCGATCGACGAGCTCATCACGACCAATTCGGTGCCCACCGACCCGCGCGACCTGAACATCACCGTGCTCAGCATCGCCGGTCTGCTCGGCAACGCGATCATGCGCATCAGCAACAACGAAAGCGTTTCGAGCCTTTTCCAGATCAAAGGGTTTTAA
- the lpxD gene encoding UDP-3-O-(3-hydroxymyristoyl)glucosamine N-acyltransferase has product MDISFTTAQISEIVKPISTRGSTTLPVRGIASLGEAQAGDLTFLGNPKYKPEVAATAASVVLLPADYDGEPKPDQLFIIVNNPSVAIAQLCARVEQLLWPKPAPGIHPSAIIEPGACVAASASIGPLCVIESGAVIGERSHIEAQCFVGRNARIGDDCWIKAGARIASECELRNRVRLQSNVVVGSDGFGYELVAGRHEKVPQVGNVVIHDDVEIGAGATIDRARFSRTEIGEGTKIDNLVQIAHNVIIGKHCLVCAQTGVSGSTVLEDYVVLAGQVGLGGHIRVGKGAVLTAQAGAAGDVPAGAKLKGTPGTPYMLEQRINILRQRLPELFQRVSDLEKQFKKSASA; this is encoded by the coding sequence ATGGATATTTCGTTCACCACGGCTCAAATCTCCGAAATCGTAAAACCCATTTCCACGCGCGGCTCCACCACCCTGCCCGTCCGCGGCATCGCATCGCTCGGCGAGGCGCAGGCCGGCGACCTGACATTTCTCGGCAACCCGAAATACAAGCCCGAGGTCGCCGCCACCGCCGCGAGCGTTGTGCTCCTGCCAGCCGATTACGACGGCGAACCCAAACCCGACCAGCTTTTTATCATTGTCAATAATCCCTCGGTCGCCATCGCGCAGCTTTGCGCGCGCGTCGAGCAACTCCTCTGGCCCAAGCCAGCGCCCGGCATTCATCCAAGCGCCATCATCGAACCCGGCGCGTGCGTCGCAGCCAGCGCCTCGATCGGGCCGCTCTGCGTGATCGAAAGCGGCGCGGTCATCGGCGAGCGCTCGCACATCGAGGCGCAATGCTTCGTCGGACGCAACGCGCGCATCGGTGACGATTGCTGGATCAAGGCCGGCGCGCGCATCGCCTCCGAATGCGAGCTGCGCAACCGCGTGCGCCTCCAGTCCAACGTCGTCGTCGGCTCCGACGGCTTCGGTTACGAACTCGTCGCGGGCCGCCACGAAAAAGTGCCTCAGGTCGGCAACGTTGTCATCCACGACGACGTCGAGATCGGCGCGGGCGCGACCATCGACCGCGCGCGTTTCAGCCGCACCGAAATCGGCGAGGGCACCAAAATCGACAACCTCGTGCAGATCGCGCACAACGTCATCATCGGCAAGCACTGCCTCGTGTGCGCGCAGACGGGCGTCTCGGGCAGCACCGTGCTCGAGGATTACGTCGTGCTCGCAGGTCAGGTCGGCCTCGGCGGGCACATCCGCGTGGGCAAGGGCGCCGTCCTCACCGCGCAAGCCGGCGCGGCGGGCGATGTCCCCGCCGGTGCGAAGCTGAAAGGCACACCCGGCACGCCCTACATGTTGGAGCAGCGCATAAATATTCTCCGCCAGCGTTTACCCGAACTTTTCCAGCGCGTGAGCGACTTGGAAAAACAATTTAAAAAATCTGCTTCCGCATAA
- a CDS encoding peptidase M22, which yields MSTNIQQSSTDIPVCATLITQTGPALLIDSASARVQLALLRPDKDALWETQTGEAGTAIFSCAEKLLARASLKIDGVAAFVFCDGPGSVLGIRTAAVALRAWRVLRERPVYSYCSLALAARFLAKTENARNLSLIADARRDTWHHVGIDAEGSVSALRRVPTAELNGALAMPEHFRNWTPLPPDVRVTPYALETMLPALAGEPLFTPAPEPDAFLHEEPVYQTWTPRIHQAG from the coding sequence ATGAGCACGAATATCCAGCAAAGCAGCACGGACATTCCTGTCTGCGCCACCCTCATCACGCAAACCGGCCCCGCGCTGCTGATCGACTCCGCGTCGGCGCGCGTGCAGCTTGCATTGTTGCGCCCGGACAAGGACGCGCTCTGGGAAACGCAAACCGGCGAGGCGGGCACGGCGATATTTTCATGCGCCGAAAAACTACTCGCCCGCGCATCTCTCAAAATCGACGGCGTGGCCGCGTTTGTTTTTTGCGACGGCCCCGGCTCGGTGCTCGGCATCCGCACGGCGGCGGTGGCGCTGCGCGCGTGGCGCGTGTTGCGCGAACGCCCGGTGTATTCGTATTGCAGCCTCGCGCTCGCGGCGCGCTTCCTCGCGAAGACGGAAAACGCCCGCAACCTCTCGCTCATCGCCGACGCGCGCCGCGACACATGGCACCATGTCGGCATCGACGCGGAGGGCAGTGTCTCCGCGCTGCGCCGCGTGCCGACGGCGGAGCTGAACGGCGCGCTCGCGATGCCGGAGCATTTTCGCAACTGGACTCCGCTGCCGCCCGATGTGCGCGTCACGCCCTACGCGCTCGAAACGATGCTGCCCGCGCTCGCCGGCGAGCCATTGTTCACCCCCGCGCCCGAGCCGGATGCGTTTTTGCACGAGGAACCCGTTTACCAAACATGGACGCCGCGGATTCATCAGGCGGGCTGA
- a CDS encoding glucose-1-phosphate adenylyltransferase, with amino-acid sequence MATQKVISVIMGGGRGTRLYPLTMERCKPAVPLAGKYRLVDIPISNCLNSGFNRIFLLTQFHTASLHRHIQNTYRFDPFGGGFVDLLSAEQTEKCADWYQGTADAVRRNLQHFRNFPHDLVLILSGDQLYRMDFRKIINQHIETNADVTIAAIPCPVSKVEGLGLMRVEDDLSIAEFVEKPKDPAVINKFTISDAVHDKLQQTSKGEKHCLASMGIYVFNRAVIAEALNNTMTDFGKEVIPSLLGRRRLYSHIFEGYWEDIGTVKAFFDANLALAQPLPPFNFFDEQSPIYTHENYLPASKINKCDVDYTVVGDGSIVEDSFIKHSVLGIRSFIRKGCRLEDVVMMGADYYETPEQSAMNARQGIPLLGLGHGCDIRGSIIDKNARIGDNVKLSPADKSDGTYAHGIMIRDGVLIVPKSCVVPSNTVL; translated from the coding sequence ATGGCGACACAAAAAGTTATCTCGGTGATTATGGGCGGCGGGCGCGGAACTCGCCTCTATCCTTTGACAATGGAACGATGCAAGCCGGCGGTGCCTCTTGCCGGCAAGTATCGACTGGTCGATATTCCGATCAGCAACTGTCTTAATTCGGGATTCAACCGCATCTTTTTGCTGACGCAATTTCACACGGCTTCGCTGCACCGCCACATTCAAAACACCTATCGCTTCGATCCGTTCGGCGGCGGGTTTGTCGATCTTTTGTCCGCGGAGCAGACCGAGAAATGCGCCGACTGGTATCAGGGCACGGCGGATGCGGTGCGCCGCAACCTGCAACACTTCCGCAATTTCCCGCACGATCTGGTGCTCATCCTTTCGGGCGACCAGCTTTACCGGATGGATTTTCGCAAGATCATCAACCAGCACATCGAGACCAACGCCGATGTGACGATTGCGGCGATTCCGTGCCCCGTGTCGAAGGTCGAGGGGCTCGGCTTGATGCGCGTGGAAGACGATCTTTCCATCGCCGAGTTCGTGGAGAAACCCAAGGATCCGGCGGTCATCAACAAGTTCACGATCAGCGACGCCGTGCACGACAAGCTCCAGCAAACCAGCAAGGGTGAAAAGCACTGCCTCGCGTCAATGGGCATTTACGTTTTCAACCGGGCGGTCATTGCCGAGGCGCTCAACAATACGATGACGGACTTTGGCAAGGAGGTCATTCCGAGCCTGCTCGGGCGCCGCCGTTTGTATTCGCACATTTTCGAGGGCTACTGGGAGGACATCGGGACGGTGAAGGCGTTTTTCGACGCCAACCTCGCGCTTGCGCAGCCGCTCCCGCCATTCAACTTTTTCGACGAACAATCGCCGATCTACACGCACGAGAATTATCTGCCGGCATCGAAGATCAACAAATGCGATGTCGATTACACGGTCGTCGGCGACGGTTCGATCGTGGAGGATTCGTTCATCAAGCACAGCGTGCTCGGCATCCGTTCGTTTATTCGCAAGGGCTGCCGCCTCGAGGACGTGGTCATGATGGGCGCGGATTATTACGAGACGCCCGAACAGTCCGCGATGAACGCGCGCCAGGGCATCCCGTTGCTCGGGCTCGGGCACGGTTGCGATATTCGCGGCTCGATCATCGACAAAAACGCGCGTATCGGCGACAACGTGAAACTTTCACCCGCCGACAAGTCCGACGGCACCTACGCGCACGGCATCATGATTCGCGACGGCGTGTTGATTGTGCCGAAGAGCTGCGTCGTGCCGAGCAACACGGTGCTGTGA
- a CDS encoding DUF1015 domain-containing protein: MRIRAFKGLVPKPELVAEVACVPYDVVNTTEAAALAAGKPLSLLHVDRAEIAFPAGTDIYSDQVYAKALEMFQKLQSEGALVRETEPCIYVYQQQMGEHVQRGIVALTNVEDYDAELIKKHEKTRKDKEDDRTRLIDTISANTGPVFLTYRDEPAVTALVNAKTTEKPLHDFTAPDGIRHTFWRVAGGAEWIAAFGAVPVTYIADGHHRAASAARVARLRRSRNAQHNGTEDYNWFLAVLFPANELKILPYNRIVADLNGHTPEAFLASVKNIFGLEENANPSPDAVGRVSMYLGGKWYGLRCTADANAGPVDRLDVSVLQNKLLAPLLGIDDPRTSKRIDFVGGIRGTDELVKRVDADGGVAFSMYPTTVEQLMDIADAGEIMPPKSTWFEPKLRSGLAIHTF; the protein is encoded by the coding sequence ATGAGAATCCGCGCCTTCAAAGGTCTCGTTCCTAAACCCGAACTCGTCGCCGAGGTGGCCTGCGTGCCCTACGACGTCGTCAACACAACCGAGGCCGCCGCGCTCGCCGCCGGCAAGCCCCTCAGCCTGCTGCACGTTGACCGCGCCGAAATCGCCTTCCCCGCCGGCACCGACATTTACAGCGACCAGGTTTACGCCAAAGCGCTCGAAATGTTCCAGAAGCTCCAAAGCGAGGGCGCGCTCGTCCGCGAAACGGAGCCGTGCATTTACGTTTACCAGCAGCAAATGGGCGAGCACGTGCAGCGCGGCATCGTCGCGCTCACCAACGTCGAGGATTACGACGCCGAGCTGATCAAGAAGCACGAGAAAACGCGCAAGGACAAGGAGGACGACCGCACGCGCCTCATCGACACCATCAGCGCCAACACCGGCCCCGTGTTCCTCACCTATCGCGACGAACCCGCCGTGACCGCGCTCGTCAACGCCAAGACCACGGAAAAACCGCTCCACGATTTCACCGCGCCCGACGGCATCCGCCACACGTTCTGGCGCGTGGCCGGCGGCGCCGAGTGGATCGCCGCGTTTGGCGCCGTGCCCGTCACCTACATCGCCGACGGACACCACCGCGCCGCCTCCGCCGCGCGCGTCGCCCGCCTCCGCCGCTCGCGCAACGCGCAACACAACGGCACCGAGGACTACAACTGGTTCCTCGCCGTGCTCTTCCCCGCGAACGAACTGAAAATCCTTCCCTACAACCGCATCGTCGCCGACCTCAACGGTCACACGCCCGAGGCGTTTCTCGCCAGTGTGAAAAATATTTTCGGACTCGAGGAAAACGCAAACCCATCGCCCGACGCCGTTGGCCGCGTGAGCATGTATCTCGGCGGAAAATGGTATGGACTCCGCTGCACCGCCGACGCGAACGCCGGCCCCGTTGACCGGCTCGACGTGAGCGTGCTGCAAAACAAACTCCTCGCGCCGCTCCTCGGCATCGACGACCCGCGCACCAGCAAACGCATCGATTTTGTCGGCGGCATCCGCGGCACGGACGAACTCGTGAAGCGCGTTGACGCCGACGGCGGCGTGGCCTTCTCGATGTATCCGACCACCGTGGAGCAACTCATGGACATCGCCGATGCCGGCGAAATCATGCCGCCCAAGAGCACCTGGTTCGAACCCAAACTCCGCTCCGGCCTAGCAATCCACACGTTTTGA
- a CDS encoding queuosine precursor transporter, with the protein MNNNPTGAAEGGFSWRRIVLPVLSMAGVVLLSNVLVQYPINDWLTYGAFSYPLTYLVTDVCNRWAGPSLARRVAWVGFVCGVAFSLLAQVQWRVAVASGAAFIVSQLLDIAVFNQLRKKTWWKAPLLGSCVASSIDTLIFFSIAFAGTGLPWITLGAGDLCVKLAMALVLLAPFRAIIGAMGLMPRRTR; encoded by the coding sequence ATGAACAATAATCCAACTGGTGCCGCCGAGGGCGGCTTTTCGTGGCGGCGCATCGTGCTGCCGGTGTTGAGCATGGCGGGCGTTGTCCTGCTCTCAAACGTGCTCGTGCAGTATCCGATAAACGACTGGCTGACCTACGGCGCGTTTTCGTATCCGCTCACATATCTTGTGACCGACGTGTGCAACCGCTGGGCGGGCCCGTCGCTCGCGCGCCGCGTGGCGTGGGTCGGCTTTGTGTGCGGCGTGGCGTTTTCGCTGCTCGCGCAAGTGCAATGGCGCGTGGCGGTGGCGTCGGGCGCGGCGTTCATCGTGTCGCAACTGCTCGACATCGCGGTGTTCAACCAACTGCGCAAAAAGACCTGGTGGAAGGCGCCGCTGCTCGGTTCGTGCGTGGCGTCCTCCATCGACACGCTGATCTTTTTCAGCATCGCCTTCGCGGGCACCGGCCTGCCGTGGATCACACTCGGCGCGGGCGACCTGTGCGTAAAACTCGCCATGGCGCTCGTGCTCCTCGCGCCCTTCCGCGCAATAATCGGCGCGATGGGTTTGATGCCCCGCCGCACAAGGTAG
- a CDS encoding TrmH family RNA methyltransferase codes for MERITSLQNPRVKQLVRMRDRRPRDEAGAFLIEGYRQIRRALEKSIKLSELYFSSDWFLGENEPALIEQARAAGAQVVELSKDAFSKVAYRERPDGLLAVAPQWHNTLESLEPILNGKAAPFLLVVEAIEKPGNLGTILRSADAAGIDAVIVCDPVTDIFNPNVVRSSTGVLFSVPVVIAESQPVRAWLRERGIRAVATTPSATGLHYDADLRGPLAIIMGSEQYGLSDFWLAESDARVRIPMAGQADSLNVAMATIITLFEAVRQRR; via the coding sequence ATGGAACGAATCACCAGCCTTCAGAACCCGCGCGTCAAGCAGCTCGTGCGCATGCGCGACCGGCGTCCGCGCGATGAGGCGGGCGCGTTTCTCATCGAGGGCTACCGGCAAATCCGCCGCGCGCTCGAAAAGAGCATCAAGCTCTCCGAATTGTATTTTTCGTCCGATTGGTTTCTCGGCGAAAACGAACCCGCGCTCATCGAGCAGGCGCGCGCGGCCGGCGCGCAGGTTGTCGAGCTCTCGAAGGACGCGTTTTCCAAGGTCGCGTATCGCGAGCGTCCGGACGGTTTGCTTGCCGTCGCGCCGCAATGGCACAACACGCTTGAATCGCTCGAACCGATTCTGAACGGCAAGGCCGCGCCGTTTTTGCTCGTTGTCGAGGCGATTGAAAAACCGGGCAACCTCGGCACGATTTTACGCAGCGCGGACGCGGCGGGAATCGACGCGGTGATCGTGTGCGATCCGGTGACGGATATTTTTAATCCAAACGTCGTTCGCTCATCGACGGGCGTTTTGTTTTCGGTGCCCGTGGTTATTGCGGAGAGCCAGCCGGTGCGCGCGTGGTTGCGCGAGCGCGGCATTCGCGCCGTGGCCACGACTCCCTCGGCGACCGGGCTGCACTACGACGCCGATTTGCGCGGCCCGCTCGCGATTATCATGGGCAGCGAGCAATACGGCTTGAGCGATTTTTGGCTGGCGGAAAGCGACGCGCGCGTGCGCATTCCGATGGCCGGTCAGGCCGATTCGCTGAACGTGGCGATGGCGACAATCATCACGCTGTTCGAGGCGGTGAGGCAGCGAAGGTAG